One Plasmodium cynomolgi strain B DNA, chromosome 12, whole genome shotgun sequence genomic region harbors:
- a CDS encoding VIR-like CYIR protein (putative) — protein sequence MATWSRFTKKLKCTSDYFNSKNDVDQQITKISNKGQVHFCHSSENLKQYIIKRNNELNGCYSNKLLRNQLTDDSDIKNFINNCTVYSKCINNHQIRAVRTSERKKSTEDLCKKNNTCSTETASTKVTGKLEAVLETKASEIIAPGRKESSDQSQKHAVLADLKDEKIISEIEYGKISSADSAGNRREVYDSDDIQHSNTSGQGETSAQYSQILPHTTTAELDTLSGAPSLKNTIFGESQSKKNSEVLDSAEVVPKSGLNAHKGVASSSVLEQAVSDKAEYKQDSKVIYAFTEKFQYPWYC from the exons atggcaACATGGTCTCGATTTACTA agaaattaaaatgtaCAAGTGATTATTTTAATTCTAAAAATGATGTTGATCAACAAATTACTAAAATTAGCAATAAAGGACAAGTACATTTCTGCCATAGTTCCGAAAACTTAAaacaatatataattaaaagaaataatgaattaaatGGATGTTACAGTAATAAATTATTGCGAAATCAATTAACAGATGATAGTGatataaagaattttataaACAATTGTACTGTGTACTCTAAATGCATCAATAATCACCAAATTCGTGCAGTGAGAACTTCTGAACGAAAGAAATCTACAGAAGATctctgtaaaaaaaacaatactTGTTCAACAGAAACAGCTTCAACAAAAGTAACCGGTAAACTTGAAGCAGTACTTGAGACAAAAGCCTCGGAAATAATAGCACCAGGAAGGAAAGAATCATCGGATCAAAGTCAAAAACATGCTGTATTAGCTGAtttaaaagatgaaaaaataatttctgaGATAGAATATGGCAAAATTTCTTCTGCTGATTCTGCTGGAAATCGTCGTGAAGTATATGATTCAGATGATATTCAACATTCCAATACTTCTGGACAAGGTGAAACATCGGCACAATATTCACAAATTTTACCTCACACTACAACTGCAGAATTAGATACACTTTCAGGTGCtccttctttaaaaaataccatATTTGGGGAATCTCAATCAAAGAAAAACTCTGAAGTGTTAGATTCAGCTGAAGTCGTACCTAAGAGTGGCTTAAATGCGCATAAAGGTGTAGCTAGTAGTTCTGTTCTTGAGCAAGCTGTTTCTGATAAAGCTGAGTACAAACAAGATTCAAAGGTTATATATGCGTTTACCGAAAAATTCCAGTATCCATGGTACTGTTGA
- a CDS encoding VIR-like CYIR protein (putative) — KDGAPAGAAKAGSTAGDNVRQESSKNLVGTGDSPGLTRSTSLGGLGRHVEARGSSFSSVAAAGVRTLGKLATTVLKGPLIPTIGKITGHVAHAPSFYNLRRRWNKLLDSTVNTRGIFGSIYGKLSSNFIRNIIMASAIFGTFFFIFCYNMSYGLKSGSPKRKQKKKIFEHNYYEEYENELAMYDSQNESLDSQEDRYYLNYQPERYYYY, encoded by the exons AAGGACGGCGCTCCTGCAGGAGCTGCAAAGGCTGGTAGTACAGCAGGGGATAATGTAAGACAGGAGAGTTCGAAAAATTTAGTAGGTACAGGAGATTCACCAGGTTTAACACGTTCAACGAGTTTAGGAGGTTTAGGAAGACATGTAGAAGCAAGAggttcatcattttcttcagTTGCAGCAGCTGGAGTGCGAACACTTGGAAAATTAGCAACAACTGTACTTAAAGGACCCTTGATTCCTACAATAGGAAAAATCACTGGACATGTTGCCCATGCACcatctttttataatttaaggCGTAGATGGAATAAATTACTTGATTCCACTGTTAATACCCGTGGTATTTTCGGAAGCATATATGGCAAGTTAAGCTCAAATTTTATTCGTAACATCATCATGGCTTCTGCAATATTTGgaacatttttcttcatcttctgtTATAACATG TCTTATGGATTAAAATCGGGTTCtccaaaaagaaaacagaaaaaaaaaatatttgagcATAATTATTACGAAGAGTATGAAAATGAGTTAGCAATGTATGATTCACAAAATGAGTCATTAGATTCTCAAGAGGATCGATATTACTTGAATTATCAGCCTGAACGatactattattat